The genome window GACGATGTTTCGTTTGAATCAAATGGAATAGGCGATTTTGTTATTGCGAAAAAAGACGGAATTCCGACTTATAACTTTGCTGTGGCAGTGGATGATCATTTAATGGAAATTTCTCATGTTCTTCGTGGGGATGACCATATTTCGAATACGCCTAAACAAATTTTGATTTATAATGCATTTGGCTGGGAGCCACCAATTTTTGGGCATATGACACTTATTGTGAATGAGAGCAGACGTAAATTAAGTAAACGTGATGGTTCGATTATTCAATTTATCGAACAATATCGCGATTTAGGATATTTACCGGAAGCATTATTTAACTTTATCGCTATGCTTGGTTGGTCTCCAGAAGGCGAAGAAGAAATTTTCTCTAAAGAAGAATTCATTAAAATGTTTGATCCGAAGCGTTTATCTAAGTCACCCGCATTATTCGATAATGTTAAATTGACTTGGGTGAATAACCAATATGTGAAAAAATTACCGCTAAATGATGTAGTAGAGCTTTCTTTACCTCATTTACAAAAAGCGGGTGTTGTATCTGCTGAGCTAAATCAAGCTGAACTTGATTGGGTGCACAAATTAGTGTCACTTTATCATGAGCAAATGAGCTATGGTGCGGAAATTGTGCCACTTTCAGAAATGTTCTTTGCGGATGCAGAGTCAATTACGTTTGATGAAGAAGAGACAGCGGTGTTAGCGGAAGAGACAGTTCCAACTGTTATTTCGGCATTCAAAAAAGAACTAGAAGCACTAGAAGTTCTTGAAGCTGCGGAAGTAAAAGCTGCAATCAAGCGTGTCCAAAAAGAAACGGGCGTAAAAGGTAAAGGTTTATTTATGCCAATTCGTATTGTGACTACTGGTGAAATGCATGGTCCTGAATTGCCACTTGCAATCGAAGTTCTTGGTCGTGAAAAAGTGCTGAATCGTTTGGACACATGGTTGAAAAATAATTAATTTTGAATGAAAGCATCTCGGCTATTTGCGGGGTGCTTTTTTATTTTGATATATTTCAGTTGCAAGGAATTTTATTGCTGTTATAATAGAACTAAATATACGGAAAAAGTGCTGATGGGAAGAAGTACGGAATTCTAGGTTTATAGAGAGAGTCGCCAAGGCTGGAAGCGACTTAGCTGAACACTCCTGAAATGCCTCCCTGAATTCTGATGGGAAATTTAGTATCGTCAGACGAAATGTGGGTCGTTACCCCCACCCCTAGAGTTGGAGTATCTGCTAAATTTGGCAATACTCAAGTCAGAGTGGAACCGCGCAAAGCGTCTCTG of Listeria monocytogenes contains these proteins:
- the gltX gene encoding glutamate--tRNA ligase, whose product is MSETKRVRVRYAPSPTGFLHIGNARTALFNYLFARHNDGDFIIRIEDTDAKRNIADGEESQMTNLKWLGMDWDEGVDVPGKYGPYRQSERQAIYEPLIQQLLDEGLAYKCYCTEEELDAEREKQKANGEMPRYSGKCRHLTKEQQAEKEAQGFKPSIRFKVPANETITFNDMVKDDVSFESNGIGDFVIAKKDGIPTYNFAVAVDDHLMEISHVLRGDDHISNTPKQILIYNAFGWEPPIFGHMTLIVNESRRKLSKRDGSIIQFIEQYRDLGYLPEALFNFIAMLGWSPEGEEEIFSKEEFIKMFDPKRLSKSPALFDNVKLTWVNNQYVKKLPLNDVVELSLPHLQKAGVVSAELNQAELDWVHKLVSLYHEQMSYGAEIVPLSEMFFADAESITFDEEETAVLAEETVPTVISAFKKELEALEVLEAAEVKAAIKRVQKETGVKGKGLFMPIRIVTTGEMHGPELPLAIEVLGREKVLNRLDTWLKNN